One genomic window of Azospirillum thermophilum includes the following:
- a CDS encoding protein-glutamate methylesterase/protein-glutamine glutaminase — MSDSFGRTPSTAARPANPDPVRVMVVDDSAVIRGLLTRALEGDPDIRVVTSVGDGQMAVNALQRNSIDVIVLDIEMPVMDGLTAIPKLLAVAPQVKIIMASTLTLRGADISIRCLSAGAADYIPKPTSTREIGGAEDFKRELVSKVKVLGAAARRAGSRSRGEIRPLTPAPVPAAFKREQGPVTLRPAPAGLPVKPDIIAIGSSTGGPQALFEVLSHMKDGVTQPILITQHMPATFTTILAEHISRQCGIDAREAKDGEPIVSGRCYIAPGDFHMLVTQRAGTNTVQLTKDPPENFCRPAVDPMMRSIVRAYGGRKILACILTGMGQDGLKGCTDVVNAGGTLIAQDEASSVVWGMPGAVANAGICSAVLPLKEIGPYIRKFASRAA; from the coding sequence ATGTCCGACAGTTTTGGCAGAACCCCCTCCACCGCGGCCCGACCGGCCAATCCTGATCCCGTGCGGGTGATGGTGGTGGATGATTCTGCCGTCATCCGCGGCCTGTTGACCCGCGCCCTGGAAGGCGACCCGGACATCCGTGTCGTCACCTCGGTCGGCGACGGTCAGATGGCGGTCAACGCCCTGCAGCGCAACTCGATCGACGTCATCGTCCTCGACATCGAGATGCCGGTGATGGATGGCCTGACCGCCATTCCGAAGCTGCTGGCGGTGGCGCCGCAGGTGAAGATCATCATGGCCTCGACGCTGACGCTGCGCGGGGCCGACATTTCCATCCGCTGCCTGTCCGCGGGTGCGGCCGACTACATCCCGAAGCCGACCTCGACCCGCGAGATCGGTGGAGCGGAGGATTTCAAGCGCGAGCTGGTCTCCAAGGTCAAGGTCCTGGGCGCGGCGGCCCGGCGCGCCGGGTCGCGCAGCCGCGGCGAAATCCGCCCGCTGACCCCGGCCCCGGTTCCGGCCGCCTTCAAGCGCGAGCAGGGGCCGGTGACCCTGCGGCCGGCGCCCGCCGGCCTGCCGGTCAAGCCGGACATCATCGCCATCGGCAGCTCGACCGGCGGCCCGCAGGCGCTGTTCGAAGTGCTGAGCCATATGAAGGACGGGGTTACCCAGCCCATCCTGATCACCCAGCACATGCCCGCCACCTTCACCACCATCCTGGCGGAGCACATCTCGCGCCAGTGCGGGATCGACGCGCGCGAGGCGAAGGACGGCGAGCCGATCGTCTCCGGCCGCTGCTACATCGCGCCCGGCGACTTCCACATGCTGGTGACGCAACGGGCCGGCACCAACACGGTCCAGTTGACGAAGGATCCGCCTGAGAATTTCTGCCGGCCGGCGGTCGATCCTATGATGCGGTCCATCGTGCGCGCCTATGGCGGCCGCAAGATTCTCGCCTGCATCCTGACCGGCATGGGGCAGGACGGGCTGAAGGGCTGCACGGACGTGGTCAATGCCGGCGGCACCCTGATCGCCCAGGACGAAGCCTCCAGCGTCGTCTGGGGCATGCCGGGGGCGGTCGCCAACGCCGGTATCTGCTCCGCCGTGCTGCCGCTCAAGGAAATCGGCCCCTATATCCGCAAGTTCGCATCGAGGGCAGCATGA
- a CDS encoding CheR family methyltransferase, whose amino-acid sequence MRVEDFDMFSTLLKQRSGLVLTPDKAYLLESRLMPVARKWNMKGLDELASTVRTRKDEALLRDITEAMTTNESSFFRDQKPFDQFKQVVLPRMLQARAAKRSLRIWSAACSSGQEAYSLSMLLLEEQAKLAGWRIEIVGTDISGEMVERAKSGVYTQFEVQRGLPITMLVKHFKQNGDKWQINPQLRQMVSFREWNLLGDLSALGQFDIVFCRNVLIYFDQPTKAKVLESIARQMPADGVLYLGGAETVLGITERFKPVEGQRGLYSLGGFTPP is encoded by the coding sequence ATGAGGGTCGAAGATTTCGACATGTTCTCCACGCTGCTCAAGCAGCGCTCCGGCCTGGTGCTGACGCCCGACAAGGCGTACCTGCTGGAGTCGCGGCTGATGCCGGTGGCGCGCAAGTGGAACATGAAGGGGCTGGACGAACTGGCCTCCACCGTCCGCACCCGCAAGGACGAGGCCTTGCTGCGCGACATCACGGAGGCGATGACGACCAACGAGTCGTCCTTCTTCCGCGACCAGAAGCCCTTCGACCAGTTCAAGCAGGTCGTGTTGCCGCGCATGTTGCAGGCGCGGGCGGCCAAGCGGTCGCTGCGGATCTGGTCGGCTGCCTGCTCGTCCGGGCAGGAGGCCTATTCCCTCTCCATGCTGCTGCTGGAAGAGCAGGCGAAGCTGGCCGGATGGCGGATCGAAATCGTCGGCACGGATATTTCCGGCGAGATGGTCGAGCGGGCGAAGTCCGGTGTCTACACCCAGTTCGAAGTGCAGCGCGGACTACCGATCACCATGCTGGTGAAGCACTTCAAGCAGAACGGCGACAAGTGGCAGATCAACCCGCAACTGCGGCAGATGGTCAGCTTCCGCGAGTGGAACCTGCTGGGCGACCTGTCGGCGCTGGGGCAGTTCGACATCGTCTTCTGCCGCAACGTGCTGATCTATTTCGACCAGCCGACCAAGGCGAAGGTGCTGGAATCGATCGCCCGGCAGATGCCGGCGGACGGCGTCCTCTACCTTGGCGGGGCGGAGACCGTCCTCGGCATCACGGAGCGGTTCAAGCCGGTCGAAGGGCAGCGGGGGCTCTACAGCCTGGGCGGCTTCACCCCCCCCTGA
- a CDS encoding chemotaxis protein CheW, which translates to MSNAKLPTTTRKSKGDDLVATGNQDYVTMTIADQMFGIPVLQVQDVLGHQRITRIPLAPPEVAGSLNLRGRIVTAIDVRLRLGLSSRPKDKPGMSIVVDLRGELYSLMVDSVGEVLSLTNEDFERNPATLDPRWREVSTGIYRLNGQLMVVLDVPRLLNFTTIEAA; encoded by the coding sequence ATGAGCAACGCCAAGCTCCCGACCACCACCCGGAAGTCCAAGGGCGACGACCTCGTCGCCACCGGGAACCAGGACTATGTGACGATGACGATCGCCGACCAGATGTTCGGCATCCCGGTGTTGCAGGTCCAGGACGTGCTCGGCCATCAGCGGATCACCCGCATTCCCCTGGCCCCGCCGGAGGTCGCCGGCTCGCTGAACCTGCGCGGCCGCATCGTCACCGCGATCGACGTCCGGCTGCGTCTCGGCCTGTCGTCGCGGCCGAAGGACAAGCCGGGCATGTCGATCGTGGTGGACCTGCGGGGCGAGCTCTACAGCCTCATGGTCGACTCGGTCGGCGAGGTGTTGAGCCTGACCAACGAGGATTTCGAACGGAACCCGGCGACCCTCGACCCGCGGTGGCGCGAGGTGTCCACCGGCATCTACCGGCTGAACGGCCAGTTGATGGTTGTGCTGGACGTGCCGCGTCTGCTGAACTTCACCACCATCGAAGCGGCCTGA
- a CDS encoding prephenate/arogenate dehydrogenase family protein, whose product MTDISPLFGRVAIIGIGLIGSSLARALVEYRLAQEVVCADRSAEACAKAMELGIVATATTDLADALEGSELVVLATPVGSFAEVGERIGPHLRPGTIVTDVGSVKQAVLRDVGPHIPAGVHLIPGHPVAGTEHSGPESGFATLFEGRWCILTPPPAANPEAVAKVEEMWRRVGSKVELMEANHHDRVLAITSHLPHLIAYTIVGTASDLEESTQSEVIKFSAGGFRDFTRIAASDPIMWRDIFLNNREAVLEVLQRFTEDLTALQRAIRWGEGQHLQDHFTKTRAIRRGIIDARQA is encoded by the coding sequence ATGACCGATATCTCTCCCCTGTTCGGCCGCGTCGCCATCATCGGCATCGGCCTGATCGGATCGTCCCTCGCCCGGGCGCTGGTGGAGTATCGGCTGGCGCAGGAGGTGGTCTGCGCCGACCGCAGCGCCGAGGCCTGCGCCAAGGCGATGGAGCTGGGGATCGTCGCGACGGCGACGACCGACCTGGCGGACGCGCTGGAAGGCAGCGAACTGGTGGTGCTTGCAACGCCCGTCGGCAGCTTCGCCGAGGTGGGGGAGCGGATCGGCCCGCACCTGCGGCCGGGCACCATCGTGACCGACGTCGGTTCCGTGAAGCAGGCCGTGCTGCGGGACGTCGGGCCTCACATTCCGGCCGGCGTCCACCTGATCCCCGGCCATCCCGTGGCGGGCACCGAGCATTCGGGACCCGAATCCGGCTTCGCCACGCTGTTCGAAGGGCGCTGGTGCATCCTGACGCCGCCGCCGGCCGCCAACCCTGAGGCGGTCGCCAAGGTGGAGGAGATGTGGCGCCGCGTCGGCTCCAAGGTCGAGCTGATGGAGGCCAACCACCATGACCGGGTGCTGGCGATCACCTCGCATCTGCCGCACCTGATCGCCTATACGATCGTCGGCACCGCCTCCGACCTGGAGGAGTCGACGCAGTCCGAGGTCATCAAGTTCTCGGCGGGCGGTTTCCGCGACTTCACCCGCATCGCCGCGAGCGACCCCATCATGTGGCGCGACATCTTCCTGAACAACCGCGAGGCGGTGCTTGAGGTGCTGCAGCGCTTCACGGAAGACCTCACCGCCCTGCAGCGGGCCATCCGCTGGGGCGAGGGCCAGCATCTGCAGGACCACTTCACCAAGACCCGCGCCATTCGCCGGGGCATCATCGACGCCCGGCAGGCCTGA
- a CDS encoding chemotaxis protein CheW, with protein MDDLLSEFLTETNENLSVLDVELVRLEQNPNNPELLSNIFRLVHTIKGTCGFLGLPRLEKVAHASENVLGKFRDGELTITPEAVSLILQALDTIKSLLAVLEATEAEPPGDDLPLIERLNLCAEGKLGGNAPAAAPPPPPPPPPPVPAAEERPATLDELEAIWNATPGPNDAPAAGTALTPVAAAAEEPAPSQDLVVPEPEPAPAAAKMPAPVSPMAGAGGGAAGGDGEAATKESAVAAQTIRVNVDLLENLMTMVSELVLTRNQLLQILRSQKESEFAAPLQRLNHVTSELQEGVMKTRMQPIGNAWAKLPRLVRDLAHELNKKIDLQMLGADTELDRQVLELIKDPLTHMVRNSADHGLETPAERLRSGKAETGRITLNAYHEGGHIIIEIQDDGKGLAIDKIKQKAIQNGMASELELASMTDQQIIQFIMKPGFSTAAKVTNVSGRGVGMDVVKTNIEKIGGTIEIKSAQGKGSTFVIKIPLTLAIVSALIVECAGERFAIPQISVVELVRAAADSEHTIERLKGTPVLRLRNRLLPLVSLQELLRLDDNENVKKTEDETFIVVTQVGTYTFGIMVDRVFDTEEIVVKPVAPILRHIEMFSGNTILGDGSVIMILDPNGIASATGEMAMGEAAGKETTAVQTQRQEDKMALLLFRAGDGAPKAVPLSLVARLEDIDLASVELSNGMPVVQYRGKLMPLVPIDPNFSMGNEGRQPVLVFADGDRSMGLIVDEIVDIVEEKLNVQLAAERPGLMGSAIIAGKATEVIDAGFFLTQAYKDWFGSSSNDAFEEEKLQRVLLVDDSPFFRNLLTPLLSVAGYDVTAVENASDALALCEAGEDFDVIVSDIEMPGMSGFDFAETVRQSSRWSHVPMVALSSHASPRDLDRGRLAGFNDYVAKFDRDALLFALQQTLTEQKGAA; from the coding sequence ATGGATGATCTGCTCTCCGAATTCCTGACGGAAACCAACGAAAACCTGTCGGTACTCGACGTCGAGTTGGTCCGACTGGAGCAGAATCCCAACAACCCGGAGCTGCTTTCCAACATTTTCCGCCTCGTCCACACCATCAAGGGCACCTGCGGCTTCCTCGGCCTGCCGCGCCTTGAGAAGGTGGCGCACGCGTCGGAGAACGTGCTGGGCAAGTTCCGTGATGGGGAACTGACCATTACGCCGGAGGCGGTGTCGCTGATTCTCCAGGCGCTCGACACCATCAAGAGCCTGCTGGCCGTCCTGGAAGCGACGGAAGCCGAGCCGCCCGGCGATGACCTGCCGCTGATCGAGCGGCTGAACCTGTGCGCCGAGGGCAAGCTGGGAGGGAATGCGCCGGCCGCCGCGCCGCCTCCGCCCCCGCCGCCTCCGCCGCCGGTCCCGGCCGCCGAGGAGCGCCCGGCCACCCTCGACGAACTCGAGGCGATCTGGAACGCGACCCCCGGTCCGAACGACGCGCCGGCCGCCGGCACCGCGCTGACCCCGGTCGCCGCCGCTGCCGAGGAGCCCGCCCCCTCCCAGGATCTGGTCGTTCCGGAGCCGGAACCCGCTCCGGCCGCCGCCAAGATGCCGGCGCCGGTCTCCCCCATGGCCGGGGCCGGCGGTGGGGCCGCCGGCGGCGACGGCGAGGCCGCGACCAAGGAATCGGCCGTCGCCGCGCAGACGATCCGCGTGAACGTGGACCTGCTCGAAAACCTGATGACCATGGTCTCCGAGCTGGTGCTGACCCGCAACCAGCTCCTGCAGATCCTGCGGTCGCAGAAGGAGAGCGAGTTCGCCGCCCCGCTGCAGCGCCTGAACCATGTGACGTCGGAGCTGCAGGAAGGCGTCATGAAGACGCGCATGCAGCCCATCGGCAATGCCTGGGCCAAGCTGCCGCGCCTGGTGCGCGACCTTGCGCACGAACTGAACAAGAAGATCGACCTCCAGATGCTCGGCGCCGACACCGAGCTCGACCGCCAGGTGCTGGAGCTGATCAAGGACCCGCTGACCCACATGGTCCGCAACTCCGCGGACCACGGGCTGGAGACCCCGGCCGAGCGTCTGCGCTCCGGCAAGGCGGAGACCGGCCGCATCACGCTGAACGCCTATCACGAGGGCGGTCACATCATCATCGAGATCCAGGACGACGGTAAGGGTCTCGCGATCGACAAGATCAAGCAGAAGGCGATCCAGAACGGGATGGCGTCGGAACTCGAGCTCGCCTCGATGACCGACCAGCAGATCATCCAGTTCATCATGAAGCCCGGCTTCTCGACCGCGGCGAAGGTCACCAACGTGTCCGGCCGCGGCGTCGGCATGGACGTGGTGAAGACCAACATCGAGAAGATCGGCGGCACGATCGAGATCAAGTCGGCCCAGGGCAAGGGCTCGACCTTCGTCATCAAGATCCCGCTGACGCTGGCCATCGTCTCCGCCCTGATCGTCGAATGCGCCGGCGAGCGCTTCGCCATCCCGCAGATCAGCGTGGTCGAGCTGGTGCGCGCCGCCGCCGACAGCGAGCACACGATCGAGCGGCTGAAGGGCACCCCGGTCCTGCGCCTGCGCAACCGCCTGCTTCCGCTGGTGTCGCTGCAGGAGCTGCTGCGGCTCGACGACAACGAGAACGTCAAGAAGACCGAGGACGAGACCTTCATCGTCGTCACCCAGGTCGGCACCTACACCTTCGGCATCATGGTCGACCGGGTGTTCGATACCGAGGAAATCGTGGTGAAGCCGGTGGCGCCGATCCTGCGCCATATCGAGATGTTCTCGGGCAACACCATCCTCGGCGACGGCTCGGTCATCATGATCCTGGACCCCAACGGCATCGCGTCGGCCACCGGCGAGATGGCGATGGGCGAGGCCGCCGGCAAGGAGACCACCGCCGTCCAGACCCAGCGCCAGGAGGACAAGATGGCGCTCCTGCTGTTCCGCGCCGGCGACGGTGCGCCGAAGGCGGTGCCGCTGTCGCTGGTCGCCCGCCTGGAGGACATCGACCTCGCCTCGGTCGAGCTGTCGAACGGCATGCCGGTCGTCCAGTACCGCGGCAAGCTGATGCCGCTGGTGCCGATCGACCCGAACTTCTCGATGGGCAACGAAGGCCGCCAGCCGGTTCTGGTCTTCGCCGACGGCGACCGCTCCATGGGCCTGATCGTCGACGAGATCGTCGACATCGTGGAGGAGAAGCTGAATGTCCAGCTCGCCGCCGAGCGTCCGGGCCTGATGGGATCCGCCATCATCGCCGGCAAGGCGACCGAGGTGATCGACGCCGGCTTCTTCCTGACCCAGGCCTACAAGGACTGGTTCGGCTCCTCGTCCAACGACGCGTTCGAGGAAGAGAAGCTGCAGCGTGTTCTTCTGGTTGACGACAGCCCCTTCTTCCGCAACCTTCTTACTCCGCTCCTGTCGGTGGCGGGCTACGATGTGACGGCGGTGGAGAATGCGAGCGATGCGCTGGCCCTGTGCGAGGCGGGCGAGGATTTCGACGTGATCGTGTCCGACATCGAGATGCCGGGCATGAGCGGCTTCGACTTCGCCGAGACCGTCCGCCAGAGCAGCCGCTGGAGCCATGTGCCGATGGTCGCGCTGTCCAGCCACGCCAGCCCGCGCGACCTCGACCGGGGCCGCCTTGCCGGCTTCAACGACTATGTCGCGAAGTTCGACCGTGATGCGCTGCTCTTTGCTCTGCAGCAGACGCTGACCGAACAGAAAGGTGCCGCATGA
- the purU gene encoding formyltetrahydrofolate deformylase, translating into MSETASDYILTISCPDTVGIVFAVSGFLAERGCNIIDSAQFGDRISNLFFLRVHFSASAGGPSAAQLEAEFSAAVADRFSMTWKLHRLSHRPRVLIMVSKFGHCLNDLLYRYRTGYLPIEIPAIVSNHRDFYQLAAWHNIPFHHLPVTSDNKAQQEARLLEIVEEEKVDLVVLARYMQVLSGALCERMAGRIINIHHSFLPSFKGAKPYHQAHARGVKLIGATAHYVTSNLDEGPIIEQEAERVDHTMTPDDLVAMGRDIENIVLARAVRYHIEHRVLLNGNKTVVFR; encoded by the coding sequence TGACCATCTCTTGCCCCGATACGGTGGGCATCGTCTTTGCGGTGTCCGGCTTTCTGGCGGAGCGAGGTTGCAACATCATCGACAGCGCACAGTTCGGCGACCGGATCTCCAACCTGTTCTTCCTGCGCGTCCACTTCTCCGCCAGTGCCGGCGGCCCCTCCGCCGCGCAGCTCGAGGCGGAATTCTCCGCCGCGGTGGCGGACCGCTTTTCCATGACCTGGAAGCTGCACCGGCTGAGCCACCGGCCGCGCGTCCTGATCATGGTGTCGAAGTTCGGCCACTGCCTGAACGACCTGCTCTACCGCTACCGGACCGGCTACCTGCCGATCGAGATCCCGGCGATCGTCTCCAACCACCGGGATTTCTACCAACTGGCGGCGTGGCACAACATTCCGTTCCACCACCTGCCGGTCACCTCCGACAACAAGGCGCAGCAGGAAGCCCGCCTGCTGGAGATCGTGGAGGAGGAGAAGGTCGACCTCGTGGTGCTTGCCCGCTACATGCAGGTGCTGTCGGGCGCGCTGTGCGAGCGGATGGCCGGGCGGATCATCAACATCCACCACTCCTTCCTGCCGAGCTTCAAGGGCGCCAAGCCCTACCACCAAGCCCACGCCCGCGGCGTGAAGCTGATCGGCGCCACCGCCCATTACGTCACCTCCAACCTCGACGAAGGGCCGATCATCGAGCAGGAGGCCGAGCGCGTGGACCACACCATGACGCCGGACGATCTGGTCGCCATGGGCCGCGACATCGAGAACATCGTCCTGGCCCGCGCGGTGCGCTACCACATCGAGCACCGCGTCCTGCTGAACGGCAACAAGACGGTGGTCTTCCGGTAG
- a CDS encoding flagellar export protein FliJ: MNSLKTVIRLHKLQLDEKRRVLAELQTLADRLKSEIERLKEEIAHEQQTAREDFSVSFTYSNFAQAALERGRRLGESLAQVEAQIAVATDEMAEAFQELKRFELAEEERLKREREKQKRKESLMLDETALVGFRRRQQEDEAANG; this comes from the coding sequence ATGAACAGCCTGAAGACCGTCATCCGCCTGCACAAGCTGCAGCTCGATGAAAAGCGCCGCGTCCTGGCCGAGCTGCAGACGCTGGCCGACCGCCTGAAGTCGGAGATCGAGCGCCTGAAGGAGGAGATCGCGCACGAGCAGCAGACGGCGCGGGAGGATTTCTCCGTCTCCTTCACCTATTCCAACTTCGCCCAGGCGGCGCTGGAGCGGGGCCGCAGGCTCGGCGAATCGCTGGCCCAGGTCGAGGCGCAGATCGCCGTCGCCACCGACGAGATGGCCGAAGCCTTCCAGGAGTTGAAGCGTTTCGAGCTGGCGGAGGAGGAGAGGCTGAAGCGCGAGCGCGAGAAGCAGAAGCGCAAGGAGTCGCTGATGCTCGATGAAACCGCCCTGGTCGGCTTCCGCCGCCGCCAGCAGGAGGACGAGGCGGCCAACGGCTGA
- the fliI gene encoding flagellar protein export ATPase FliI, giving the protein MPADIVQLLREIDALPSQSRFGRVTAVLGLMVEVGGIEKELSVGGRCIVEARDGRQVPCEVVGFRQGRALLMPFGTLDGVGLGCRALVADGQPSVFPCEAWLGRVVNALGEPVDGKGPLPKGPRGIPIRNAPPSAHARARVGEKLDLGIRAINAFLTCCRGQRMGIFAGSGVGKSSVMSMLARFSAAEVAVIGLIGERGRELQEFITEDLGEEGLARSIVVCATSDEAPLLRRQAAYLTLAVSEYFRDEGRDVLCMMDSVTRFAMAQREIGLSAGEPPTTKGYPPTVFAELPRLLERAGPGLAGSGSITGLFTVLVEGDDHNEPIADAVRGILDGHIVLERQIGERGRYPAINILRSVSRTMPGCNTPAENELVGRARRLLSAYDNMAEMIRLGAYRRGSDPQVDEAIRYQPALEAFLKQGKREATDLPASYAMLAEILGVPWPQ; this is encoded by the coding sequence GTGCCCGCCGACATCGTCCAACTGTTGCGCGAAATTGACGCACTGCCCAGCCAAAGCCGTTTCGGCCGGGTTACTGCGGTGCTTGGTCTTATGGTCGAGGTCGGCGGGATCGAGAAGGAACTGTCGGTCGGCGGCCGCTGCATCGTCGAGGCCCGCGACGGCCGGCAGGTGCCCTGCGAGGTGGTGGGCTTCCGCCAGGGCCGCGCCCTGCTGATGCCCTTCGGCACGCTCGACGGCGTCGGGCTCGGCTGCCGCGCCCTGGTTGCCGACGGGCAGCCCTCCGTCTTTCCCTGCGAAGCGTGGCTGGGGCGCGTGGTCAACGCGCTCGGTGAGCCGGTGGACGGCAAGGGGCCGCTGCCCAAGGGGCCGCGCGGGATCCCGATCCGCAACGCGCCGCCCAGCGCCCACGCCCGGGCGCGGGTTGGGGAGAAGCTGGACCTGGGCATCCGCGCGATCAACGCCTTCCTGACCTGCTGCCGCGGCCAGCGCATGGGCATCTTCGCCGGCTCCGGCGTCGGCAAGTCGTCGGTCATGTCGATGCTCGCCCGCTTCTCTGCGGCCGAGGTGGCGGTGATCGGGCTGATCGGCGAGCGCGGCCGCGAGCTTCAGGAGTTCATCACCGAGGATCTGGGCGAGGAGGGCCTTGCGCGCAGCATCGTCGTCTGCGCCACCTCGGACGAGGCGCCGCTGCTGCGCCGGCAGGCGGCCTATCTGACGCTCGCGGTTTCGGAGTATTTCCGGGACGAGGGGCGGGACGTGCTGTGCATGATGGACAGCGTCACCCGCTTCGCCATGGCGCAGCGCGAGATCGGCCTGTCCGCCGGCGAGCCGCCGACCACCAAGGGCTACCCCCCGACCGTCTTCGCCGAACTGCCGCGCCTGCTGGAGCGGGCGGGTCCGGGCCTCGCCGGGTCCGGCTCCATCACCGGCCTCTTCACCGTGCTGGTGGAGGGCGACGACCACAACGAGCCGATCGCCGACGCGGTGCGCGGCATCCTGGACGGCCATATCGTGCTGGAGCGCCAGATCGGCGAGCGCGGCCGCTACCCGGCCATCAACATCCTGCGCAGCGTCTCGCGCACCATGCCCGGCTGCAACACGCCGGCGGAGAACGAACTGGTCGGGCGGGCGCGCCGCCTGCTGTCGGCCTACGACAACATGGCGGAGATGATCCGGCTGGGCGCCTACCGCCGCGGTTCCGATCCTCAGGTGGACGAGGCCATCCGCTACCAGCCGGCGCTGGAAGCCTTTCTGAAGCAGGGCAAGCGGGAAGCCACGGACCTTCCCGCCAGCTATGCCATGCTGGCCGAAATCCTCGGCGTGCCGTGGCCGCAATGA
- a CDS encoding response regulator, translated as MKSCLVVDDSRVVRKVARKILEELDFVCTEAEDGKQAMEACARQMPDAILLDWNMPVMTGIEFLRRLRKMSGGDAPKVVFCTTENDLAHIQEALSAGANEYIMKPFDSDIIQTKFQQVGLL; from the coding sequence ATGAAATCCTGCCTTGTCGTCGACGATAGCCGCGTGGTGCGCAAGGTCGCGCGCAAGATCCTGGAAGAGCTGGACTTCGTCTGCACCGAGGCGGAAGACGGCAAGCAGGCGATGGAGGCCTGCGCCCGGCAGATGCCGGACGCGATCCTCCTCGACTGGAACATGCCGGTGATGACGGGGATCGAGTTCCTGCGCCGCCTGCGCAAGATGAGCGGCGGGGATGCTCCGAAGGTCGTTTTCTGCACCACGGAGAACGACCTGGCACACATCCAGGAGGCGCTGTCGGCCGGGGCGAACGAGTACATCATGAAGCCGTTCGACAGCGACATCATCCAGACGAAGTTCCAGCAGGTCGGGCTGCTCTGA
- a CDS encoding cold-shock protein, producing MPVGTVKWFNSTKGYGFIQPEAGGNDVFVHVSAVERAGLRSLIEGQKVSYEEQRDPKRGKTSAENLKAV from the coding sequence ATGCCCGTCGGCACCGTCAAGTGGTTCAACAGCACCAAGGGTTATGGGTTCATTCAGCCGGAGGCCGGCGGCAACGACGTGTTCGTGCATGTGTCCGCCGTGGAGCGGGCCGGTCTGCGCAGCCTGATCGAGGGCCAGAAGGTGTCCTACGAGGAACAGCGCGACCCGAAGCGCGGCAAGACCTCGGCGGAAAACCTCAAGGCGGTCTGA
- the ctrA gene encoding response regulator transcription factor CtrA, with protein sequence MRVLLVEDDTSIAKSIELMLNTEGFIVDSTDLGEDGLEIGKLYDYDIIILDLMLPDIDGYEVLRRLRAARVTTPILILSGLTEMDNKIKGLGFGADDYLTKPFDKRELIARIQAIVRRSKGHSDSVIRTGRLTVNLDTRTVEVDNQPLHLTGKEYGILELLSLRKGTTLTKEMFLNHLYGGMDEPELKIIDVFVCKLRKKLANATQGENYIETVWGRGYVLRDPHEEAEASSVPPPRVAHQAAN encoded by the coding sequence ATGAGGGTTCTGCTGGTTGAAGACGATACCTCCATCGCCAAAAGCATCGAACTGATGCTGAACACCGAGGGGTTCATCGTCGACTCTACCGACCTGGGTGAAGATGGCCTCGAAATCGGCAAGCTGTACGATTACGACATCATCATCCTGGACTTGATGCTGCCGGACATCGACGGGTACGAGGTGCTGCGCCGATTGCGCGCGGCCCGTGTGACGACGCCGATCCTGATCCTGTCCGGCCTGACCGAAATGGACAACAAGATCAAGGGATTGGGCTTCGGCGCCGATGATTACCTGACCAAGCCCTTCGACAAGCGCGAGTTGATCGCCCGCATCCAGGCGATCGTCCGCCGCTCGAAGGGCCATTCCGACAGCGTCATCCGCACCGGCCGCCTGACCGTCAACCTCGATACCCGGACGGTCGAGGTCGACAACCAGCCGTTGCACCTGACCGGCAAGGAATACGGAATCCTGGAGCTTCTGAGCCTGCGCAAAGGCACCACCCTGACCAAGGAGATGTTCCTGAACCATCTCTACGGCGGCATGGACGAGCCGGAGCTGAAGATCATCGACGTCTTCGTCTGCAAGCTCCGCAAGAAGCTGGCGAATGCCACCCAGGGCGAGAACTACATCGAGACGGTGTGGGGCCGCGGCTATGTGCTGCGCGACCCGCACGAGGAGGCGGAGGCGTCTTCCGTGCCCCCGCCGCGCGTCGCCCATCAGGCGGCGAACTGA